The Candidatus Melainabacteria bacterium genomic interval GAGTCGCGAGTCAATCGCCACAGCACCTTCGGCGCTAGCAAGTTTGGGGTGCCTGCCGGAACTGTTCCGGTAGCACCTGTTTTGAAGAGATTCATTCGAGTCTCCACGAATTGTTGTGCGCGAATTGATGTTTCATCGAACTCAGTCGTGAGGACGACTGAGCTTGATGTAGATGAAGCGGCAAATCTTGCCGCCTGATGTGGACAGTTTCGGCGGGGCAAGAATCGGTGACGACTTGCCCGCATAGGTCGAGCTGGAATCGGTCATCTCAGCAAGCAATTTCTTCGCGCTTGTTCTTCCGTAGATGGACTCGAGCAAGGAAGCGAATTGCGCCGCCTTCCTCAACCAGGAAATGTCGAGCGATCTGATCACACGCTCGACCTTCCAGATTTTGTCGTCGCAGAAAACTTCCTGTCCCGGGAGAGGAACAGGCCAGCTGTCGGCGAGCGGACCCGCCTGTAGAGAGAAGCCGTTGAAGTCGAGTATGACCTCGACTTCAGGTTCTGCTTGTTCTGACATGATTGACTCACCGTTGAGTGATGGTGTTACACCGGAATGGTGTTACACCGAATTAGAGCCGCTCCCGCTGACGCAACAGGCGCTCGATACCGCGTTCTTCCGTCTCCAACCAGGACTTGGCTTCGAACACCTGAAAGCCTGTGTTGGCAGGCAAATCACTGTGATCGAATTGCCAACCTTGCTCAAGAGGCAGATGAATGAAGTTTGTCTCGGTTAGACAGCAACCATCCGACCGCCGACTATTGCCGATAAATGCCGAGAGTCTGGCGTCGATATTCAAATCGGCGATGACGTCTCTGACTCGCTCGGACTTGTTGTCGTTCGGAGTGATGATGACATCGTCGAAAAACGGGTCAAGCCCACCCTTGCTTATCTTGAATTGCTGCGCCTCACGATTGCCGATGGTGACTGCAACCATGTAGAAGTTGTTGTGGGCGCGACCAAGAACGGCGGCTGCATCAGGGAACAGCACGGGCGGTCGGAACAGCGGAGAATTGCCGATATCCTGGCATATCTCGCTAATCGCCGATAACTCGCTGATGGATTTTTCCTGGCAGAGCCTGGAATAAGTAGCCCTCATCGAATTCGGAAACCGATCACGCTCGAAACCGTACATGTGAGTGTTACTCAGGTCGATTTCACGCAACGTCCTGATGGCATGTTCTTTGTCGAACCCGCACATTTCCATGAGGTGGCCGAAACTCTGTATAGCCCTATCGTAATAAGGCTGACACTCGAGCAATGTGCCGTCGACGTCGAAAAAGAGCGCGGCAATCTGACCGTTCAACAAACGATAGGTGCGCCCCATGCGGCAACAACCAGCCATGGTGACATTCCTTTCTTGTTTGGAAGCGCGCATGAAGACACGCGCGCTTCAGTTACATCGCAAAGGTTGCGAACTCAGTGAAAGCGAATCCAGTTGATGAGACCTCGCCCTCCCGGTTCGTCGCTGCGGCTGCGGTCGAGATATGGAATGAGCTCCTCATACCGCCGCCGCACTGTTGCTTCGGACTCGATGCCGAAGAATCGTTCGAGAATCAAGTCGAAAAACGCGCCTATCATTTTTCGTCTCCTTTGTCTCCGGTTTTGGCAAACGGGAGGATGTGCCGCTCGCGAATCTTCTCGAGCCACAGAAAAAAGGAGTCGGCGATGGCGTGCAGAATCTTCATATGGTTCTCCCTTGAACGTTTTGAGAATTGTGCCGAAGCGAAAGTCCTTTCCGCTGCGGCGAGCCGATTCGAGCGACCGGGTTTAGAAATGCAGAACTGAGGTGATTTCCGCGAGAAACGAGCGACCGAACATGTATTGTCCAGCCACATCCGCAAGCACAACGAACATCGCTGTCCCGAAAATATGTCCGAGACTTCTCACCTCAGACCGAACGCGTGGGCGCCGAAAAAACTCGGCGACCCGCGACGACAGGATGAACACCAAAGCCGGTATCAGACAGATCGGGATTTGCCAGCCCCAGTGAAGAGGCTGCAAGAATCCGGTGTGATAGCCGAACCATAACAGCGCAAGCGCCGCCGTCCCAACAAAAAGCTCGAAGAAGAACGAGTCAGTTGTTCGAGTGGACATCTCAAACTTGCCGAGAATGCCCTGGTCGAGAAAAACGACCAGCATAAACGTCAGAAACGGCGATACCAGTACCGCGATTCCAACGCCAATGGGCAGGGCGGAACCGAGCGACCTACTGAGCAGATCGCTAATGCATAGCTCGCCGACGAAAACGATGCCGGCGACACTCCAGCCATAGAAAATCGCCCAGCTCATCTTCAGATTAGCGATCTCACCTGAAGAATCTGTTATCAGCACTTTGTTTGCTTCTCGGATTCTCCGCCCGAGCAGATATCCGAAGACTGGTAAAAACTGATTCATCTCTTCACTCCTTGACTAAAGAGTCCTCGTTTGTTGTCACAGTCTTTTGAGATGTTGCGATTCACTCTGCCTAATCGCAACATCTCATTTTCCCGAATCGCGAACTCAGCACACAAGCTCGCAAGCAGCCTGCGCTGCGCGAGGTATTCGCGAGTTGCGCTTTCCTGTTGAAGTTCCAAGAGCGACAGTGAAAATTCAGGATGAAATATTACACCCCGCGACTTTATGCCGCGGAGCGTACCGTATGAATGCTGGAGCTGGTTGGAATGGAGAGGTTCTGTTAGTTGCTGCGACAAAAGTAAGGAATATAGAGCCTTACTTTGCAGCAAATGCACTGCTAATGGCAATCTGTTTCGGCATGCTTTTCGCAAGATCGCCTGACATCCGTCTTACGCAGCTACCATCAGCGGTGCTAGCTCTGCTAGTAATTGCCACCATATACAGTGGCGCAAACAAAAACGGATAATTCGAAAACTCGAATCATCCGATACTGCTTATTTTCTTTTGCGGAAAGCGCAGCTGCTAATCAGAAGAACTAGATACAGTGCGTGAAACGACAAATCGTCAAATTTCATTCAGACGATACATTTGCACTTATAAAATCCGCGTAAAACGTTCGGTTAAATGTTCGTTCAATGATCGGTTGAATGATCAGGAATTCTACCAGCCTTCAACCCAATACCAGTCAGGTCTATGCACCGCCACCAATACCATAAAACGGAATCGGATGATTCTTAGAATCATCCGACTGAGGAGTTGCATTATCTTCTGTGAAATAATTTGCCTGGGTATGGAGCCCCTCCTGTACAGTGTCTCGGATGACAAAGGTGTTGTGTTGATATGACAACGATA includes:
- a CDS encoding HAD family hydrolase, which codes for MRASKQERNVTMAGCCRMGRTYRLLNGQIAALFFDVDGTLLECQPYYDRAIQSFGHLMEMCGFDKEHAIRTLREIDLSNTHMYGFERDRFPNSMRATYSRLCQEKSISELSAISEICQDIGNSPLFRPPVLFPDAAAVLGRAHNNFYMVAVTIGNREAQQFKISKGGLDPFFDDVIITPNDNKSERVRDVIADLNIDARLSAFIGNSRRSDGCCLTETNFIHLPLEQGWQFDHSDLPANTGFQVFEAKSWLETEERGIERLLRQRERL